A single region of the Streptomyces caelestis genome encodes:
- a CDS encoding non-reducing end alpha-L-arabinofuranosidase family hydrolase — protein sequence MTGDWTPLAATESQPFASRDNLTFPGGVWTEDISHGEMVRDGNDQTLTINPCRLRYVYQGTDPRATDDYISKPWRMGLLTQTNSTW from the coding sequence CTGACCGGTGACTGGACCCCCCTGGCCGCCACGGAGAGCCAACCCTTCGCCAGCCGCGACAACCTCACCTTCCCCGGCGGAGTCTGGACGGAGGACATCAGTCACGGCGAGATGGTCCGCGACGGCAACGATCAGACCCTGACGATCAATCCATGCCGTCTGCGGTACGTCTACCAGGGCACAGACCCCAGAGCCACCGACGACTACATCAGCAAGCCCTGGCGGATGGGCCTGCTCACCCAGACCAACTCCACATGGTGA
- a CDS encoding DUF2180 family protein, with translation MRCYDCLQEARSDTAGIGVCSRCGLATCENHARVRQVHVTRQIGMGSSHGRVPARRVVCHTCDTAETAQ, from the coding sequence ATGAGGTGCTACGACTGCCTCCAGGAGGCGCGCAGCGACACCGCCGGCATCGGCGTCTGCTCACGCTGCGGCTTGGCCACCTGCGAGAATCACGCCCGTGTGCGTCAGGTACACGTCACCCGTCAGATCGGTATGGGCTCCTCGCACGGCCGTGTCCCGGCACGCAGGGTGGTGTGCCACACCTGCGACACGGCAGAGACGGCGCAATGA
- a CDS encoding AraC family transcriptional regulator — protein MLDRLAAAIDRHCLGLGSGTTVPRLFLVSVDEPIEPTDLLYEPMICFVAGGTKRTTAGELSQVARPGDMLLTTIDLPVTVELEQVPYRSAVMHIDGRALTELLVELDETGQSAPLPAEGQVCAPMAAELVDAVTRWVQLLDTPEDIRPLATRIESEILYRLLRSSLGPVLRQWSPADSATTRVREVARWICAHYTEPLSIDAIAAAAHMSPASLHRHFKAATGMSPLKYQKSLRLQEARRRLVAGDATAAQVAQAVGYVSATQFNREYRSAYGLPPGQDAALLRTRLTHSRTATTRRA, from the coding sequence GTGCTGGACCGCCTCGCCGCGGCAATCGACCGGCACTGCCTGGGACTGGGCTCGGGCACCACTGTCCCCCGGCTTTTCCTGGTGTCGGTCGACGAACCCATCGAACCCACCGACCTGCTGTACGAACCGATGATCTGCTTCGTCGCGGGCGGCACGAAACGCACCACCGCGGGAGAACTCAGCCAGGTGGCGCGACCCGGCGACATGCTCCTCACCACGATCGACCTGCCCGTCACCGTCGAGCTGGAGCAGGTGCCCTATCGGTCCGCCGTCATGCACATCGACGGCCGGGCGCTCACCGAGCTGCTCGTCGAGCTGGACGAGACAGGTCAGAGCGCCCCGTTGCCCGCCGAGGGGCAGGTCTGCGCACCGATGGCAGCGGAACTCGTCGACGCGGTCACCCGCTGGGTCCAGCTCCTCGACACCCCCGAAGACATCCGCCCCCTCGCCACCCGGATCGAGAGCGAGATCCTCTACCGGCTGCTGCGCAGCTCCCTCGGCCCGGTCCTGCGCCAGTGGTCGCCGGCAGACTCGGCCACGACCCGGGTACGCGAGGTGGCCCGATGGATCTGCGCGCACTACACCGAGCCGCTCAGCATCGACGCGATCGCCGCAGCGGCCCACATGAGCCCCGCCAGCCTGCACCGGCACTTCAAAGCGGCCACCGGCATGAGTCCGCTCAAGTACCAGAAAAGCCTGCGGCTGCAAGAGGCACGACGGCGCCTGGTAGCAGGCGACGCGACCGCGGCCCAGGTCGCTCAGGCGGTCGGATACGTGAGCGCCACCCAGTTCAACCGCGAGTACCGCAGCGCCTACGGCCTCCCACCGGGCCAGGACGCGGCCCTGCTACGCACCCGACTCACCCACAGCCGCACAGCCACAACACGGCGGGCATAG
- a CDS encoding aldo/keto reductase — protein MAQNTTNLPQRTLGGQGLKAGTIGLGTMGMTMAYGASDDRSSIATITRAHELGVTLFDTAELYGLGIGSNEQLLGRAVKTFRDDILIATKFGFDLTDPTRIGAALDSRPERIREVTENSLRHLDTDHIDVLYQHRVDPDVPIEDVAGTVGELIAEGKVRYFGLSEAGPDTIRRAHAVHPVSVLQTEYSVFERAVEADVLPVVRELGIGFVAYSPLGRGFLTGAVKPADEYSAYDMRSKDDRWQPGNYEKNVAAVRELTALARHKGIAVTQLALAWLLAQGDDIVPIPGTRSPRRLEENVAAAQVTLTSEDLARIQEILPHGSAGSRYPAAMMPTWQ, from the coding sequence ATGGCACAGAACACCACGAACCTTCCCCAGCGTACCCTCGGCGGCCAGGGCCTCAAGGCCGGGACGATCGGTCTGGGCACGATGGGCATGACGATGGCCTACGGGGCATCGGACGACCGGAGCAGCATCGCCACCATCACCCGGGCCCACGAACTAGGGGTCACCCTCTTCGACACGGCAGAGCTGTACGGCCTCGGCATCGGCAGCAACGAGCAGCTCCTCGGGCGCGCCGTGAAGACCTTCCGCGACGACATCCTGATCGCGACCAAGTTCGGTTTCGACCTCACCGATCCGACCAGGATCGGAGCCGCCCTGGACAGCCGCCCCGAGCGCATCCGGGAGGTCACCGAGAACAGCTTGCGCCACCTGGACACCGACCACATCGACGTGCTGTACCAGCACCGCGTCGACCCGGACGTCCCCATCGAGGACGTGGCGGGTACGGTCGGCGAGCTGATAGCCGAAGGCAAGGTCCGCTACTTCGGCCTGAGCGAAGCCGGCCCCGACACGATCCGTCGGGCCCACGCCGTCCACCCGGTCTCGGTGCTCCAGACGGAGTACTCGGTGTTCGAGCGGGCCGTGGAGGCCGACGTCTTGCCCGTCGTACGGGAGCTGGGCATCGGCTTCGTGGCCTATTCGCCGCTGGGCCGCGGCTTCCTCACCGGCGCCGTCAAGCCGGCCGACGAATACTCCGCCTACGACATGCGCAGCAAGGACGACCGCTGGCAGCCCGGCAACTACGAGAAGAACGTCGCCGCGGTCCGCGAGCTGACCGCGCTGGCGCGGCACAAGGGCATCGCGGTCACCCAGCTGGCGCTGGCCTGGCTGCTCGCACAGGGCGACGACATCGTGCCCATCCCGGGCACCCGCAGCCCGCGGCGTCTGGAAGAGAACGTGGCCGCCGCGCAGGTCACGCTCACATCCGAGGACCTCGCCCGTATCCAGGAGATCCTGCCGCACGGATCGGCCGGCTCCCGCTACCCGGCGGCAATGATGCCGACCTGGCAGTGA
- a CDS encoding cold-shock protein translates to MAKGTVKWFNSEKGFGFIEQEGGGPDVFAHYSNIAAQGFRELQEGQKVEFDVTQGQKGPQAENIRPA, encoded by the coding sequence ATGGCCAAGGGCACCGTGAAGTGGTTCAACAGCGAAAAGGGATTCGGTTTCATCGAGCAGGAGGGCGGCGGACCTGACGTCTTCGCCCACTACTCCAACATTGCCGCTCAGGGCTTCCGTGAGCTGCAGGAGGGGCAGAAAGTCGAGTTCGACGTCACGCAGGGCCAGAAGGGACCGCAGGCGGAGAACATCCGACCGGCGTAG
- a CDS encoding PstS family phosphate ABC transporter substrate-binding protein, whose translation MEWLSIENVIAVGTSVLGLLVPIAMFLYDRRVPRRKLIGYRVQMDSPIGDGSSNPRLGDFDVPNMADASLVLLRIENDGSQSVADNDYTSSEVHGLTAEFTGRTVQAVAVTQPSGIEHLNSHFTSANGFEHVGSTVTIPRVPLNPGDHFKLLVLLSGGPAEGEVKLIGGLRDGRVHRNSAPQPDDKLRTFSLPARLLSGALALAVLALAGIILLRVGSPMECEQGELTLTGSTAFEPVVRTLAKQYENKCQGADISVEVRGSEDGVFELAELGERSASAAQSVITFSDGPMGERWDLTGKEVAVSFFTLVVHKDIDLGPHGLSLQEVRDIYAGKYQRWGQVVPGEEKIADLPIVLVSRGDESGTRQIFQDRVLRGWEQAPSTSLDCRPPALAGDTVTRCELSSTRAVLNKVEEQPGAIGYSEVGLARERGGKVNTVPLAGGWPDDRQIDLGAGRYPYKDIEYAYTYGPPRPGSLAAGFLAYLDEATSQNVIRGKGHLPCLREPEQCR comes from the coding sequence ATGGAGTGGCTGAGCATTGAGAACGTCATCGCCGTCGGCACGTCCGTCCTCGGTCTCCTCGTGCCCATCGCGATGTTCCTGTACGACCGCCGGGTGCCGCGCCGCAAGCTGATCGGCTACCGCGTACAGATGGACAGCCCCATAGGCGACGGATCTTCCAACCCCCGCCTCGGCGACTTCGACGTACCGAACATGGCCGACGCGTCGCTCGTCCTCCTGCGCATCGAGAACGACGGATCGCAGAGCGTCGCCGACAATGACTACACCTCATCCGAAGTCCATGGTTTGACCGCCGAGTTCACGGGCCGCACGGTCCAGGCTGTCGCGGTCACCCAGCCCTCCGGCATCGAGCATCTGAACAGTCACTTCACGAGCGCCAACGGGTTCGAACACGTCGGCAGCACGGTGACCATCCCGCGCGTCCCGCTCAATCCGGGCGACCACTTCAAGCTGCTGGTGCTGCTCTCCGGCGGTCCGGCCGAAGGGGAGGTCAAGCTGATCGGCGGCCTCCGGGACGGCCGGGTCCACCGCAACAGCGCTCCCCAGCCGGACGACAAGCTGCGTACGTTCAGTCTCCCGGCCCGGCTGCTCAGCGGCGCGCTGGCCCTCGCCGTGCTCGCCCTCGCCGGCATCATCCTGCTCCGGGTCGGCAGCCCGATGGAGTGCGAGCAGGGCGAGTTGACCCTCACGGGCTCGACCGCCTTCGAGCCCGTCGTCCGGACGCTCGCCAAGCAGTACGAGAACAAGTGTCAGGGCGCCGACATCTCCGTCGAGGTGCGGGGCAGCGAGGACGGTGTCTTCGAACTCGCGGAGCTGGGTGAGCGATCGGCGAGCGCCGCCCAGTCCGTGATCACCTTCTCGGACGGGCCGATGGGGGAGCGCTGGGACCTGACGGGGAAGGAGGTCGCGGTGTCCTTCTTCACCCTCGTCGTGCACAAGGACATCGACCTCGGCCCGCACGGACTGTCTCTTCAGGAGGTGCGGGACATTTACGCGGGCAAGTACCAGCGCTGGGGCCAGGTCGTCCCCGGCGAGGAGAAGATCGCCGACCTGCCCATCGTTCTGGTCAGCCGGGGGGACGAGTCGGGTACGCGGCAGATCTTCCAGGACCGGGTTCTCAGGGGGTGGGAGCAGGCGCCGAGCACGTCACTGGACTGCAGGCCGCCCGCACTGGCCGGTGACACCGTCACGCGCTGCGAACTCAGCTCGACCAGAGCTGTCCTGAACAAGGTCGAGGAACAGCCCGGCGCCATCGGCTACAGCGAGGTCGGCCTCGCCAGGGAGCGAGGGGGCAAGGTGAACACGGTGCCCTTGGCCGGCGGCTGGCCCGACGACCGGCAGATCGACCTGGGCGCCGGTCGCTACCCGTACAAGGACATCGAGTACGCCTACACCTACGGCCCCCCTCGCCCTGGCTCCCTGGCCGCCGGCTTCCTGGCCTACCTCGACGAGGCCACCAGCCAGAACGTGATCCGCGGCAAGGGCCACCTGCCGTGCCTGCGGGAGCCTGAGCAGTGCAGGTGA
- a CDS encoding DUF6411 family protein, whose protein sequence is MVVAAVIAVCVVLAVLAFLVPRLSRHPERGTQRTLGAGARAGGKAPGILGRLFSKPFHTSSRAVTRSGSAGRRSRGRMPF, encoded by the coding sequence ATGGTAGTCGCCGCCGTTATCGCCGTGTGTGTTGTCCTGGCCGTCCTGGCCTTCCTCGTCCCCCGTCTCTCCCGCCATCCCGAACGCGGCACGCAACGTACGCTCGGTGCCGGGGCGCGGGCCGGTGGCAAGGCGCCCGGCATTCTGGGCCGACTCTTCAGTAAGCCCTTCCACACCAGTTCGCGCGCGGTGACCCGCAGCGGTTCGGCAGGCCGCCGCTCCCGCGGCCGCATGCCCTTCTGA
- the ppk2 gene encoding polyphosphate kinase 2, with amino-acid sequence MNAEDADKLLDGLTVDARRREQPIVLDEDGRPIRTWQENYPYDRKVGRKEYERTKRILQIELLKLQRWVKDTGARVVVVCEGRDAAGKGGTIQRLTERLNPRGARVVALDKPTEREAGQWYFQRYIAHLPTAGEIVFFDRSWYNRAGVERVMGYCSKDEYELFFDQCPAFERMLVDDGILLVKFWFSVSRSEQRTRFAIRQVDPVRQWKLSPTDLASLDLWDDYTEAKVDMFRATDTPHAPWTVVKSNDKRRARLETMRSLLSRIDYASKDREAIGTPDPLIVGAADTLLEPGEEDTTLSPTPLSSDTEGPGKHPGTD; translated from the coding sequence ATGAACGCCGAAGACGCGGACAAATTGCTGGACGGACTGACTGTGGATGCCCGTCGGCGAGAGCAGCCGATCGTGCTGGACGAAGACGGGCGTCCCATCCGGACCTGGCAGGAGAACTATCCGTACGACCGCAAGGTGGGCCGCAAGGAGTACGAGCGGACCAAACGCATCCTGCAGATCGAGCTGCTCAAACTCCAGCGGTGGGTCAAGGACACCGGCGCCCGTGTGGTCGTCGTGTGCGAGGGACGTGACGCGGCAGGCAAGGGCGGCACGATCCAGCGGCTCACCGAGCGGCTCAACCCTCGCGGCGCACGGGTGGTCGCCCTGGACAAGCCCACCGAACGCGAGGCGGGCCAGTGGTACTTCCAGCGGTACATCGCGCATCTGCCGACGGCCGGGGAGATCGTCTTCTTCGACCGCTCCTGGTACAACCGAGCCGGCGTGGAGCGCGTGATGGGGTACTGCTCCAAGGACGAGTACGAGCTGTTCTTCGACCAGTGCCCGGCCTTCGAACGGATGCTGGTCGACGACGGCATCCTGCTGGTGAAGTTCTGGTTCTCCGTATCCCGCTCCGAGCAGCGCACGCGCTTCGCGATCCGGCAGGTCGACCCGGTGCGACAGTGGAAGCTCTCTCCCACCGACCTGGCCTCGCTGGACCTCTGGGACGACTACACCGAGGCGAAGGTCGACATGTTCCGCGCCACGGACACCCCACACGCCCCCTGGACCGTCGTCAAGAGCAACGACAAGCGGCGCGCCCGGCTGGAGACCATGCGCAGTCTGCTGTCGCGCATCGACTACGCCAGCAAGGACCGCGAGGCGATCGGCACACCCGACCCCCTCATAGTCGGCGCCGCCGACACCCTTCTGGAGCCCGGTGAGGAGGACACCACACTGTCACCCACTCCGCTGTCCTCCGACACCGAGGGGCCCGGCAAGCATCCTGGGACCGACTGA
- a CDS encoding phosphotransferase — protein MTRDQLAGAARAALGGGRRLEAVERLAGGTTKGVYRLTMDDAMTAIAYLWEDSENYWPITEHDGDLTDPFSPGIGLDLFEAAHRRLEALGLRVLEIHLVDRDRTHYPADLAIVEDVPGGDLMDLRKRDPRAAEPTMTRLAESLEMMRGHRAPSFGKVALIDAGGTSRWTSCEQAALAFALRCLAEAAVRDPRIADVRDQLEERLRQLTAAVRPRAEYSVVHGELGLDHVMVDRDGHPVVIDIENLLYFDVEWEHVFLRLRHTADQYQQLAVDGLDEDRLALYKLTQHLSLTAGPLRLLDGDFPDREFMRGIAEHHLNEALALVPTG, from the coding sequence GTGACGCGGGACCAGTTGGCGGGTGCGGCGCGGGCCGCGCTGGGCGGTGGGAGGCGGCTGGAGGCGGTCGAGCGGCTCGCCGGCGGCACCACGAAGGGCGTCTACCGGCTGACGATGGACGACGCCATGACGGCGATCGCCTATCTGTGGGAGGACTCCGAGAACTACTGGCCGATCACCGAGCACGATGGCGACCTCACCGACCCGTTCTCGCCCGGTATCGGGCTCGACCTGTTCGAGGCCGCGCACAGGCGGCTGGAGGCGCTGGGCCTTCGGGTCCTTGAGATCCACCTGGTCGACCGTGACCGCACCCACTACCCGGCCGACCTCGCGATCGTCGAGGACGTGCCCGGCGGGGACCTGATGGACCTGCGCAAGCGAGACCCGCGCGCTGCGGAGCCGACCATGACGCGTCTCGCCGAGAGCCTGGAGATGATGCGCGGCCACCGGGCGCCGTCCTTCGGCAAGGTGGCCCTGATCGACGCGGGCGGCACGTCACGTTGGACCTCGTGCGAGCAGGCCGCGCTCGCCTTCGCGCTGCGCTGCCTCGCCGAGGCGGCCGTGCGCGACCCCAGGATCGCCGACGTCCGCGATCAGCTGGAGGAGCGGCTGCGGCAGCTGACCGCGGCGGTGCGGCCGCGCGCCGAGTACAGCGTCGTCCACGGCGAACTGGGCCTGGACCACGTCATGGTCGACCGAGACGGCCATCCCGTCGTGATCGACATCGAGAACCTGCTGTACTTCGACGTCGAGTGGGAGCACGTGTTCCTACGCCTTCGCCATACCGCCGACCAGTACCAGCAGCTCGCGGTGGACGGCCTCGACGAGGACCGCCTCGCGCTGTACAAACTCACCCAGCATCTGTCGCTGACAGCCGGCCCGCTGCGCCTGCTCGACGGGGACTTCCCCGACCGGGAGTTCATGCGAGGGATCGCCGAGCACCACCTGAACGAGGCGCTGGCGCTGGTCCCGACGGGCTGA
- a CDS encoding aldo/keto reductase: MTENLALGAMLFGTVQDERRSFELLDRFVDAGGVWIDTANCYAFWEDASGFGGQSEALLGRWLARRPGVRDRVRISTKVGCEPTVAGRFPETAEGLTAGAVKNGIEGSLRRLGTDHVELYWAHKPDPATPLEETVAAFDELVSAGTVGRLGCSNYPAWQIERARQIARAHGSAGFTAVQLHHTYLQPRPGTRPTVVHRFGAVTDEVLHYLEHHPDMALWAYTPLLSGRYTRTDKPLPTEYDHPGTTRRLAVLDEIADETGTNRNRVVLAWLTGGNPAATPIVGVSTIQQLDEAVAGVSLQLTADQRQRLDCAA, translated from the coding sequence ATGACGGAGAATCTGGCCCTTGGGGCCATGCTGTTCGGCACGGTTCAGGACGAGCGCCGGTCGTTCGAGCTCCTGGACCGTTTCGTGGACGCCGGAGGCGTGTGGATCGACACCGCGAACTGTTATGCGTTCTGGGAGGACGCGAGCGGCTTCGGCGGACAGAGCGAGGCGTTGCTCGGGCGGTGGCTGGCACGCCGCCCGGGCGTGCGTGACCGCGTCAGGATCAGCACCAAGGTGGGGTGCGAGCCGACCGTGGCCGGACGGTTCCCGGAGACGGCCGAGGGATTGACGGCCGGGGCCGTCAAGAACGGGATCGAGGGCAGTCTGCGACGACTGGGTACGGACCACGTCGAGCTGTACTGGGCCCACAAGCCCGATCCGGCCACACCGCTGGAAGAGACGGTCGCCGCCTTCGACGAGCTGGTGTCCGCGGGTACGGTCGGCCGCCTGGGCTGCTCCAACTATCCCGCCTGGCAGATCGAGCGGGCGCGGCAGATCGCGCGGGCCCACGGCAGTGCCGGCTTCACCGCGGTGCAGCTGCACCACACGTACCTGCAACCGCGTCCCGGGACCCGGCCCACCGTGGTGCACCGCTTCGGCGCGGTCACCGACGAGGTGCTCCACTACCTGGAGCACCACCCGGACATGGCGCTGTGGGCGTACACGCCGCTGCTGAGCGGGCGCTACACCCGCACGGACAAGCCGCTGCCGACCGAGTACGACCATCCCGGCACCACCCGCCGCCTCGCGGTACTCGACGAGATCGCCGACGAGACCGGCACGAACCGCAACCGGGTGGTGCTGGCGTGGCTGACCGGAGGGAACCCGGCCGCCACGCCGATCGTCGGAGTCAGCACCATCCAGCAGCTGGACGAGGCGGTCGCAGGGGTGTCACTGCAGTTGACGGCCGACCAACGTCAGCGTCTGGACTGCGCGGCATGA
- the pdxR gene encoding MocR-like pyridoxine biosynthesis transcription factor PdxR — MTVSQTNLAWATLLDIRPSDGGQRRLHDRLAHALRTAIRDGRLAQGAAVPPSRALAEELRCSRWVVTEAYGQLIAEGYLSARAGSATRVAWAPDTPRPRPRAGRPPAKPPIRYDLAPGLPDLRAFPRRRWADAVRTVTGSAVRYDLGLPDPAGHAVLRTTLAQYLRRSRGADAHAGSVSVCAGVTDGLVRTCRALRAEGITDLAVEQPGWGRLRDAATSAGLRVHPVPVDHDGLRVDDLTGTPARAVVVGAAHQFPTGTVLSPARRARLVRWAREVDGFVIEDDYDAEFRYDRHPVAVMQGMDPSRVFLLGSVSKTLSPALGLGWLVAPAAMSPALRAANLVATAPPVLDQLALATFIDRGWYDAHLRAGRRRFRSRRDLLIRTLDAQVPDGRVAGTAAGLHILLHLPDSADTRKTVRAAAAAGLRLADLDDYHAHRSARPALVLGYGNISDTEIPPAITLLREALRSPRTSPPTRTFERASP, encoded by the coding sequence GTGACCGTTTCCCAGACCAATCTCGCGTGGGCGACACTGCTGGACATCCGCCCTTCGGACGGCGGGCAGCGCCGTCTGCACGATCGCCTGGCGCACGCGCTGCGCACCGCGATCCGCGACGGCCGGCTGGCACAGGGCGCCGCCGTGCCGCCGAGCCGAGCGCTCGCCGAGGAACTCCGCTGCTCCCGCTGGGTCGTGACGGAGGCTTACGGGCAGCTGATCGCCGAGGGATACCTCAGCGCCCGGGCGGGTTCCGCCACGCGTGTCGCGTGGGCACCGGACACCCCGCGGCCCCGGCCTCGCGCAGGACGGCCGCCGGCGAAGCCACCGATCCGCTACGACCTCGCGCCCGGCCTGCCCGACCTGCGGGCGTTTCCCCGCCGCCGCTGGGCGGACGCCGTCCGGACGGTCACCGGCTCGGCCGTCCGCTACGACCTGGGCCTGCCCGATCCCGCCGGGCACGCGGTGCTGCGTACCACCCTCGCGCAGTACCTGCGACGATCACGCGGCGCGGACGCGCACGCCGGGTCGGTGTCCGTGTGCGCGGGCGTCACCGACGGCCTGGTCCGCACCTGCCGGGCGCTGCGCGCCGAGGGGATCACCGACCTGGCCGTGGAACAGCCGGGCTGGGGGCGGCTGCGGGACGCCGCGACGAGCGCCGGCCTGCGCGTGCACCCAGTGCCCGTTGACCACGACGGCCTGCGCGTCGACGACCTCACCGGGACACCGGCCCGGGCCGTCGTCGTCGGCGCGGCACACCAGTTTCCCACCGGCACGGTGCTCTCCCCGGCACGCCGGGCACGCCTGGTGCGCTGGGCCCGCGAGGTCGACGGCTTCGTCATCGAAGACGACTACGACGCCGAGTTCCGCTACGACCGCCACCCGGTCGCCGTCATGCAGGGGATGGACCCCAGCCGGGTCTTCCTCCTCGGTTCAGTCAGCAAGACCCTCTCACCGGCCCTCGGACTGGGCTGGCTGGTCGCACCCGCCGCGATGAGCCCGGCGCTGCGGGCGGCGAACCTGGTCGCCACCGCGCCACCGGTACTGGACCAACTCGCACTCGCCACCTTCATCGACCGCGGATGGTACGACGCCCACCTGCGCGCGGGGCGGCGCCGCTTCCGCTCCCGCCGCGACCTGCTGATCCGCACCCTCGACGCGCAGGTACCGGACGGCCGGGTCGCCGGCACCGCCGCCGGGCTGCACATCCTGCTCCACCTGCCCGACAGCGCCGACACCCGCAAGACGGTCCGGGCTGCGGCCGCCGCCGGGCTGCGCCTGGCAGACCTCGACGACTACCACGCGCACCGGTCGGCACGGCCCGCGCTCGTCCTCGGTTACGGCAACATCAGCGACACGGAGATCCCCCCGGCCATCACGCTCCTGCGTGAAGCGCTGCGTTCACCGAGGACCTCACCACCAACGCGTACCTTCGAGCGAGCCAGTCCGTAA
- a CDS encoding SMI1/KNR4 family protein, giving the protein MSGKEQESFSVEAVASVSEDLPRAWLGSPAKAVGRASSSVCRDSCTRVRPAVSQERHQDPVGEGELVLQSGAALPLGNQLRTCPAPLSEAEIREAEAELGIAFPDQYREYLRQQDADGAVNHLCRSAAGWGWHEDSDTNCDLLTTAFPHPDSYRVYEDELDAREPLKEDFSDHNTYKAAGEQWGAEYEVFQERKTSGAVFIQDNVCGFSTLLVVTGPHRGSLWFDGRATCDQILPLNLGGQSVSFTDWLARRYALVVRSSVNAALHAGA; this is encoded by the coding sequence GTGAGCGGAAAAGAGCAGGAGAGCTTTTCTGTGGAAGCTGTGGCCTCTGTCTCGGAAGACCTGCCGCGCGCTTGGCTTGGCTCTCCCGCCAAAGCTGTGGGCAGGGCGTCGAGTTCGGTGTGTCGCGACTCGTGCACGAGAGTGAGGCCGGCGGTCTCGCAGGAGCGTCACCAGGACCCGGTCGGTGAAGGCGAGCTCGTCCTTCAGTCCGGCGCCGCCCTTCCGCTCGGCAATCAACTCCGCACCTGCCCGGCGCCGCTGTCCGAAGCGGAGATCCGCGAAGCGGAGGCAGAGCTGGGCATCGCGTTCCCGGACCAGTACCGCGAGTACTTGCGGCAGCAGGACGCCGACGGCGCGGTGAACCACCTGTGCCGATCCGCGGCAGGCTGGGGCTGGCATGAGGACTCGGACACCAACTGCGACCTGCTCACCACCGCCTTCCCGCATCCCGACTCCTACCGTGTTTACGAGGACGAGCTGGACGCGCGCGAGCCGCTGAAGGAGGATTTCTCGGACCACAACACCTACAAGGCAGCAGGGGAGCAGTGGGGTGCCGAGTACGAGGTGTTTCAGGAGCGCAAGACGTCCGGCGCCGTGTTCATCCAGGACAACGTTTGCGGATTCTCGACCCTACTGGTCGTCACCGGTCCGCACCGGGGCTCACTCTGGTTCGACGGCCGGGCGACCTGTGACCAGATCCTTCCTCTGAACCTGGGCGGTCAGTCCGTGTCGTTTACGGACTGGCTCGCTCGAAGGTACGCGTTGGTGGTGAGGTCCTCGGTGAACGCAGCGCTTCACGCAGGAGCGTGA